A segment of the Carassius auratus strain Wakin unplaced genomic scaffold, ASM336829v1 scaf_tig00018167, whole genome shotgun sequence genome:
TATGTAGCACAGCGTACACtaaaataaaccataaacaaAACACTCAGTGCCGTTACCCTAACGTATCTGTCTGAAAGCAGACTAGTCAAATAATCAgaaaacaaacactaaaactTTGAATGAATATAATGACTCAAAGGCTCCTGTCTAGACCTAGAGATAATTAAAAAGGCTTCAAAATACTGTTATGTAATTTGCCATTATGACAGTTAGCGATGCATTTTATTAAGAACACTCTTTCTCTTAAGCCCAATGTATATGCATGTACTCTTTACCCTCAGCTTATGCAAACAGCTTTTTTGCACTAATTAGTTGCTCCACAAGGTGGCGACAATTGAAGTGCAACCAAAACAGATGCCTGCTAGTTTAAAAGAGTACAGACTTTATTTTATTGCTTAACTTCTGTAGAAGAATAACGCAGACATCGACAAAGATTAAACTTTCTGGTGCACATGTGTCGGCCACCTGTGTTTTTGTGCACTATTAAGTGGAGTATGCTTTGAAAGCTTATGCATTTGGCTGTACTCATACACCAGAAGTGTTCATGAACTGAAGTATACTCTTGGGCTTCATACTGAGTTTGTCCATCCGTCACAGAGTCCATGTGTCTCATCTGACGAGTTTTCTCCAACATGTCGTTTCTGTGAGGAATCAAAGAGGCCACAAAGGTCAAAGGCACTTGAGTCCTGTCTTTACCGGTACTTCTAGATAATGTGCCAACAAGCTTCTTCCTTTACACATTCGCTCACTTAGTATTTCAGTCTTCTTGTGGCTTTTGAGCCAGTCCAAGTTTGTATATGTATCAAAAAGTAGATTTTCTTTATACTATCTCTCGCCATCATTTACAGTCCAAAgctcatatttacattttaaacaagattTCCATCAAAAACAGTCTCACAGTAGTGACCAGAATACCCCTTCCGTAATGTCATTAGGGCCTCTGTGGTAATGTTTAGCAACATATTTTACACAATTACAAAACTTCTATGCAAAATCTGTGAGATCCCATGTTAGACATCAGCAGAACCATTAGTACCTGGTGCATGAGCAGGAAAAGGACATCCAGAGGAACCTCTAGTGTCGAAAGGGCTATAGAGTCTACATGCTCACATTGGATCAATTATATACACTTTAAGACAATGTGTTCAAATACTTGTTCTCCCCAGCAAGGGATGTCAACATTGAGGTCATGTCCCCGATTGCCATATTGGAAAGGCCACTTGGAAGGGTGATGGAGGTTTGGGGTGTGGTGAGACGAGAGGAGGTCTGAGAGGAGCACTGGTGGTGACCCAGAGGTGGGTTTACTGGACTGTAAGATGAAGGTTCTTGGTCATCAATGATGGAAGCAAAGTCAATCTGAGCGTTCTCCAAGTCCAGGTTTTCTAAGGCGTTGGACATGGGTGCAGGGTCTGAGTAGGCCATCGATGTGGGCTTGGTATTAGGGTCTATCCCTGTCAGGTGCTGCTGGGCCAGGCATGGACCATCTTGAATTTTCTCTATATCGTGGTGCATGTGTATCTGGCCTGAGTAGTACATGGGGTTGTTGTTATTGGTGAATTTTTCCAAATGTTGTTGCTGCTGAACTGGCGGGAGACGGACTCCTCTTCTGGGACTGGCGGTGGAGTGGACGGGGCTCAGGTGAGTTGGGGTGCCCAGGTAAGCTCCACTTGTCTGCTGGGATAAGCTGTTTTGGCGACTCAGAGGCTTTCGTCCCTGAGGTGGTCGTGGCACCATATCCGGCCCGTAGCAGGATCCCTGAAACCCAGTGGTATTCTCCTTGATGGAAGCGGGAACTGTATTTTGCGGTGGGCTCATCAAGTTCTGATTCGGGTAGCCTTGGAAAGAATTACCAGGATAAAGGTTCTGGTTAGCTTGTTGATGCTGTGGACTGTGCTGCAACATCGCCGTTTGTCCTCCCAGGTCCATGCCATCAGGCTTCCCAGAGAGACCATTGACGACTACCCTTTGCTCCTGCTGCTGTTCCCACAGGAGCGCTTGCTGGGACTGCACATAATTCCTCACCATCATTTCCTTCATCTGATGCATTGGCGTCTGCGACCCACGGCTCTCCGCCAGTGCAAGATTTATCTCTCCACCGCTTGGGAACGATCCCACCTGGCTCTGCTGTGGAAGACCGGCTTGTGTTCCCATCTGGCCTTGAAGAAAGTCACAATTCACATTGGAGGATCTGCTCATGAGACCCCGGCCTTGTGGCTGCGTTGGATACGCCTGCATATTCACATTATGCCGATGTAGAGGTTTGATGTTCTGGCAAGAACTGGATCCTCCTATGGATGAATGGAACTGCTCTGGTTTTACAGTAACTCTTTGATGGCCGGGGTCAGATGTAGGGTTGTATACACTCTGGTGAGGGTAGTGCTGTCCTTGCATCCCTACACCCTGGTACTGCGTATTGGTCTGTGGGCTGTGGAGATGGTTGGTCTGTCCCCAGGGTCCTGATCCATCAGCATGACTGGGATAATGTGGTCCGGAAGGACTGAGCTGGCAGTTGCTCATGCCATACTCGGCCTGCTGTAGAAGACTGTTCGAAATGTCACCCTGAACCATCATCCCCGTGGCACAGATCTCATCACGCTGGCCCTGGTATGGACCTTGCATTTGAGACTGGAAGACTTGATCCATGCAGCTCAATCCTTCTTGTCCGGGAGACATTTGACTTGCATTGTGAGGGTGGAGGTGAGGTTGCTGGTAGCCCATGTACGCTCGGTCTCCACCTTGGATCATGTTGCCCTGCTCTCTGCCTTCGGCGGGCCCATGAGGATCCATAGCCATGGCCTCCATCATAACATTTTCAGTGATGCTCGGTGGACGAGGTGAGTACATGTGCCGGCTGAGAGAGGCATCAGATCCGCACTGCTGCAGTGCATTGCGGCGACTCATAAGGGACACGTTGCTCAAGCTGTTAAAGCGTTGCACCTTTGGTAAACCCTGCGGGTCAGCACCTGAGCGTACTGGATCGCTGGCGCGCCTTGTGTTGTTCCCAGGTGCCTGATGTGGATAAATCACTCCTGTGCCGTATTCGGCATTAGCACTGTGCCTCCGTGTGCCACCTTGCTGCAGAAATGGAGGAAGAGGTTGGCCATGGCATTCCCTCAGGAACcttccagggttgccaggttggtCCATGTTAGGTAACGGGGTTGGCGGTGGGCCGCCTGTTGCTGCTGCATATTTAGCTTTCAGACTATACTGCTGCGCAGGAGTCAGACTCAGAAGACCTGGCAACCCTCCGGGGTTCTGGCATGATCCACCTCTTTGGCTGTTCTGGGGAGACAGTGGGTCGCCGGGAACATCGGCTCCCATCACAGACTGGCAATGACCTACTTGGGAAATGTCACTTGAGCGTCTGCTGGATAGGTAGGGCGAGACCATGGATGAACGGCGGCTCACTGTGTAGGCAGAGCTGAGGCTGCTGGTGCCGCTTCCCCGTCGGTCATTCGGTGGGCAGGGCATTCCCATTCCACTAACTCCACCCAGATCCGTGGCAGAAAGCTCCATTACACGCCGGTTGGAGAGCAAGGGTGAAGGTGCACACATGCCCATCTTCTCTCCTGTTTCATAAAGGAAGCAGAGAAGGAAGCAGATGTAGCATTAGAATTATTCAATGGCAGATTTCAATGGAAAACATTAAGCTATAGATCATAAAATCATGGGATTGATgattaattttaaagcacagttCAGATGACCTcgcataataaatgtaatttttttatgaataaaaataataattatgaataaaaaataactaaatttttttatgtataaatagaaataacctgcacacaaaaaaagataaattaatgcaACAATAAATTGCAGTCGGTGTTACATAGTTCTTTTGTTTTAGCCACAGTTCTTGTCTTACAACAAAACTTGTTAAttacaataacaaataaaaaaataaaaaaataaaataaaaataaaaattaattacaataaattgtaatcagtgttaatttttttacagtttattgttTTATTCCGTTTTTGTCCTTTGACAGAAATgtatatgtttaatattaaaCAATGCAAAAATTAATTGCAATCAGTGTTTGtagttttttagtaatttttgtattacaaaaaaaaaaaattatttatattaagttGCGATATTTTCGATTAAggataatttgacattttttgtttgtgttttctgacAAAACTAACctgcaattgttttaaaataattttgtttgtacgtttttttttttttagtttttgtcttgcaactatttaataaattaattccaataattattattttagtcatAATTTTTGTCTTCTGACCAAAATATCCCGCACATTGTATCATGTCATATTTACTGATTTTAGCTTTTCTGTCTAAAGAGACATCTAATTTTAGTAGACGAAAATTACAATTtcacaaattcaaaaaaaaaaaatgaaatgttcgTATTAATTTTTGCAATTAAATCATTAAGCAATTGCAGATTATAATAATGTTTACACCTGTGCATTTATCCCACACAGCATTAAATTGCtttaatgcataaatatacacataaataatgcataatatgCATCTGATATTTGTTACTGTTGATGAAATCAAAATAACCATTCTCAACAAAACTTTTCATCAGATTGACAGTGATTGCAAACAAAGTGCTTGATTTGCTAAGGCTTTTACCTGAGAGAGCCGGCAGTTTATTCCCTGCGCTCCGTCCAGGTGGTGTTGCCCGGCGAATTTGCTTCAGTTTGTCGATCTTCAGGTTCTCCAACCTCTTCAAGGCCTGAACGGACATGCACATTCCACTCGACTCGGGCCCGCCGGTGTTCCCGGTGTTCTCCTCTTGTGTGGTCAGGTCCTCCAGACTCCCCGCCGCATTGAGGTTCATCTCCACTCCGCTGTCATTATTGTTAGCGCTCCCTAGTGGAGAACGTTCGCTACTACAAGATGACTGGCCGCCAGGACTTGGCTGGGATTTCTAGAAATGATTCAAGACGTATTGTAGTTTCTATTCACACAGCTATGCGTTACAATGGATAGCCAAGAGAAAAGAGGGCCAAGCTTGTCTTACCAGTGTGGTTTCTGGAGCGAGTAATTTGCAGTCCTCTCTGCTTCTCTCCTCTTTTTCTATCAGAAGTTCAGAGCTCTGTCCTGCACTGGTCAGACCTGGAGGACGTGGTCCGGTGTCTCCGCGGTGCTTTTTAGTGATGTGAGCCTCGGGTCCGTGCACCGTCTTCACATGCTTCCTCAGAGAGCTCGGGTCGGTGTAGCGCTTCGTACAGCCTGGGATCTTACAAACGTACGGTTTCTAAAGGCCAGAAACAGAGAGCATGGTTGCATGTAATCTCCAGCTGTAGCCAAACGTTTGGAAACGACGCTACGTTTATGCATTGTTTAATTACAAGCTTATTGCTTCAGGTCATGttgtgaattaatttaataaagaatGTCAGGAtagattgaattaaatgttttgaggCATGTTCTGCAATAATGTTTCTGTTATGAAAAGTGTTATgcattgaaataaaacagaattgctgtttttctgtatttgtgtTTACAAAAGGAAAAATGGAGaaagagacatttaaaaaaatagtaattataaaaaaataaaacagtgcaactaattaaaatatttatagatgAACCTTTAAAGGTTGCATTGAACCATAAGTACTTTATAAAAGACAAAAAGCTAAAGAATAGCATacgcatttttataataaattagtgcataaaacaattgcattttctattttttgtCGTAGCCATAAATTTCGTCCTGacaataaataaccttttttatatatgtataataaataaatgcaatgataAATTGCAATCTGTGTTCGTAACTTTGTTTTATAATagcaatgttttataataaattaatgcaataataaatgGCATTTTTTTGCCAATTTCTGACATTTCACAATAagtaagtaattttattttacaataaatgaatgtaataataaagtgTAATCAATATTTGTGCATTTCTTGGTGTTTCAGTCATAGTTTTGTCCTTTAACATAAAAATTAATTGCAGTCGGTATACAGttttaaaactttttcttttgGCAGAAATATCCTGCACATTTTGTCATgtaacattcattttattaaagcaTTGTACAAACCTGCAAATACATCAAAAACGTAAAAATTGAATGCAACACATAACCAGCAGAaaacatataattaataattttttcgTTATATATATgcgtattttatttagttttctttctgAGTTTACCTCGTTGGAGTGTGTTCGGTTCTGGTGCTTTGCGCGGTCGGATGCATTGGAGAAAGCCTTGTTGCAGCCCTCGTGTTCACACACATagggtttctctccggtgtgcgAGCGCAGATGAGTCTTCAGGTTCTCCAGACGCGAGTATGCTTTATTACAGCCTTCGAACTGAGACGCACAAACAGAAACATCTGCGTCACATCAGTGTTTTCAAGAGCGTTCCCACACCGAGCGTCAGAGCGAGTACTCACAGTGCACTTGTGAGGTTTCTCTCCCGTGTGTCTGCGCATGTGCACCACCAGCATGTACTGGGCTTTAAAGGGCCGCTGCTCTCGAGAACAGTCCGTCCAGTGACACACGAACTCCTTCTTCTCTCCGTGGATGTGCTCGTTATTGATGTGCTGCACAGAGAATCAGAGGAGAAGCAGATTAAAAGCATGACGAAACACTAGAGATGCTCGATGGAGGAAAGACCACCTGGTGCCAATGTTATTAGTATTGTTCACGCACTgttaacatatttattaatacttggaattagctttaatttaatattttcagtttttgatttaattttagtttaagttttagtaattttgtaatgtgctttattcagatttataaccatatatatatatatatatatatatatatatatatatatatatattatatatcattctatttaactttaatttaattttatattatagtatttattaatattttgaaaattagcttttagttttatattctcagtttctcaatttaatttttattttagtaatttagttatgtgcttcagtcatttttattacatatatatatatatctctctctttacctataatttatttttataaaaattttctattgtagtatttattaatatttttcgttagcttttattttcatattcttgttttcaaaattatttatattttatattatattttaatattttattttatattagcttttacttttatattttcagttttaaatataattttagtttaagttttagtaattgtataatgtgcttttgtcatcTGTACTAGTTTGTTTTATAtactgtgtacacacacacacacacacacacacacacactttatatttaattcagttttagtacTTAAGCTTAaagttattcatttaaaaaaatcatttaagttaagtttttcatttaatgttttattttatttcatctttaattcaattacaaaactttcttttttcttttgcaatactttaacaataacattttttaaatcttgacacaaaaacaaatatcttaTGAAAATTTGCCATATAGCACAGAAGTCATATGGACGACTGTTATGGGGTTTCagtgtgtttctttctttttagagCTTTAGGATCCATTTCTGTAATGAAGACAAATGTTCTCCTTTTGTGATTAACAGCATGCATGTTGAGtaaatgactctctctctctctctctctctctctctctctcacatgcacGAGTTGCTCCTGAGTGTCGAACTCTTTGCTGCAGCTCTCCCAGTGGCAGTTTGTCTCGTAGATGGCTTCTGGTTCAGGTTTCTCCTCCTTATCCAGATCATCTCTGCCCTCCAGTAAACCCAGAAGAGGATCCTGCAGAAACCAGCGCAGGAGCTCACACACCTGGACGCACTCGAGCAGTATGAGTATAGAGACCAAGGTTTGTGAGTTCACCTGTGTCCCAGTGGAGGACGGACTGGCCACGTCTCCCTCCGAATGCTCCTCCAGACTCTTGATGTTGATGTTGTCCATCACGCTGCCCAGAACCGGCTCGGTcttcagctgcacacacacagcagggtcAGTGTCCTTTACACCATTAAAACACGATTAATAagctacagtaaaataaataccaGGTGAAAAacctatttcatttcatttcactaactgaaaaaaaaattcactaaaactgaaataaaacatgccaaacctaaatagtaatatgaattaataaaaaataagcaaaagcACATGGAAAAATTACGAATTTCCATTTTAAGTTATTAACtgctaaataaatcaaatttagctaaaaaaaatctaatccaaATAGCAGTAGCaaacaaaatcataaaattacaaatattcatttagttgaaacaccaaaatcacttactagaaataaaataaataaacttaaaatgacaaaagcacataacgaAATTATCCATTTCTATTTAGTTTAAGGTACTTaatgctaaaactgaaataaataaaactgagctaaaatctgaaataaaaaaataaatccaaatggcagaattaaaaaaaaactggaaaaccacataaaattacacatttaagttAAGCACTAAATTAATAACTGGAAAAGATCAAACTGAgctataactgaaataaaataaatcttacctAAATGGTAATATGAATCAAAATtacactaaaattactaactggaaaTACAATAAAtagaaagaccaaaaaaaaaaaaaaaatctaacc
Coding sequences within it:
- the LOC113075970 gene encoding zinc finger protein GLI1-like → MYNPSMTPGACMDPYMRPPHAPPPHGMMGHRGMPPPEGVSGSPYCNQSMMTSHHNLAHNQPGSEHMASGDASCFSTPRSMLKLSKKRALSISPLSDASVDLQTVIRTSPNSLVAFVSSRCGPNAASSYGHLSVGTMSPSLGFSGSMNYPSRPQGNMYGSHPVPSHHPRLHAPHKHTHLKTEPVLGSVMDNINIKSLEEHSEGDVASPSSTGTQDPLLGLLEGRDDLDKEEKPEPEAIYETNCHWESCSKEFDTQEQLVHHINNEHIHGEKKEFVCHWTDCSREQRPFKAQYMLVVHMRRHTGEKPHKCTFEGCNKAYSRLENLKTHLRSHTGEKPYVCEHEGCNKAFSNASDRAKHQNRTHSNEKPYVCKIPGCTKRYTDPSSLRKHVKTVHGPEAHITKKHRGDTGPRPPGLTSAGQSSELLIEKEERSREDCKLLAPETTLKSQPSPGGQSSCSSERSPLGSANNNDSGVEMNLNAAGSLEDLTTQEENTGNTGGPESSGMCMSVQALKRLENLKIDKLKQIRRATPPGRSAGNKLPALSGEKMGMCAPSPLLSNRRVMELSATDLGGVSGMGMPCPPNDRRGSGTSSLSSAYTVSRRSSMVSPYLSSRRSSDISQVGHCQSVMGADVPGDPLSPQNSQRGGSCQNPGGLPGLLSLTPAQQYSLKAKYAAATGGPPPTPLPNMDQPGNPGRFLRECHGQPLPPFLQQGGTRRHSANAEYGTGVIYPHQAPGNNTRRASDPVRSGADPQGLPKVQRFNSLSNVSLMSRRNALQQCGSDASLSRHMYSPRPPSITENVMMEAMAMDPHGPAEGREQGNMIQGGDRAYMGYQQPHLHPHNASQMSPGQEGLSCMDQVFQSQMQGPYQGQRDEICATGMMVQGDISNSLLQQAEYGMSNCQLSPSGPHYPSHADGSGPWGQTNHLHSPQTNTQYQGVGMQGQHYPHQSVYNPTSDPGHQRVTVKPEQFHSSIGGSSSCQNIKPLHRHNVNMQAYPTQPQGRGLMSRSSNVNCDFLQGQMGTQAGLPQQSQVGSFPSGGEINLALAESRGSQTPMHQMKEMMVRNYVQSQQALLWEQQQEQRVVVNGLSGKPDGMDLGGQTAMLQHSPQHQQANQNLYPGNSFQGYPNQNLMSPPQNTVPASIKENTTGFQGSCYGPDMVPRPPQGRKPLSRQNSLSQQTSGAYLGTPTHLSPVHSTASPRRGVRLPPVQQQQHLEKFTNNNNPMYYSGQIHMHHDIEKIQDGPCLAQQHLTGIDPNTKPTSMAYSDPAPMSNALENLDLENAQIDFASIIDDQEPSSYSPVNPPLGHHQCSSQTSSRLTTPQTSITLPSGLSNMAIGDMTSMLTSLAGENKYLNTLS